CAGAAAATAGGATGCAAGACTGGGTTAGAtttgataaatgataaattaaataaaaatgccaaACCCGAACGCTACTGATGACGACGATGAAGACATAGATGAAACAATAGATGAAGAAGAGGAAGAAGTTGATTTGAGTATATTACCAGATGATTTAAATGAACGACCTGACTGGTTATTGTATATGGGTAGAAATCAAAACACATATTTATCACCAATCGATATCAGTATTGGACGTACAGAAACATTATTATTGAATCCATTAAAATGGGTTAATTATGATACAGAAccaaggaaaataaaattatctaacacAGGTTATACAGGTAATCAACCcacaattaaattcattaataaaaagtgATACGAATTAGTAACTGATTTTAGTTATATTATGCGCTAATTGGCATGTAAATGTTAAACGCCCGCATTTGCGTTCAGGACCATTTAGTGACACTTACATATTTTCACAATTACATTTTCATTGGGGGCAGAATGCTATGGAAGGTAGTGAACATTCAATAGATGGTATGAAGTATGTacctattaatataaaaattaaattcagtttttttttttttttttaattaatattaattaattagatatCCTATTGAAATGCATGCCATACATTATAATGAAAAGTATGGTTCACAAGAAGAAGCTTCTTTACATTCATTAGATGGCTTATGTATCGTAGTTTATTTCTTTCaggtattatttttgaattagttTGAAAGTTAATACAGCTGTTAATGAACTTGCGCATAACAATGCGGTTAATATGATTGCGCAATccctgaaatttaaaaaaatttaaaatttatgaaaaaatatacttaaatattccgatttcgagtcataaaagcaaatttttcttttaaaatattaaaattaaaaatcgtaatttttaaactgtatatcatgtgacctaaaacgcgggcaagccttgctgtgatgtcatatcggtatgagccataaaccatcaattagttcagtgtagacagctgggtataatatatccatagataataagtatttatatttattataatcagatgtctatgaatatatctgtcaaacttatttgtgttatttcgtgtaatgataccgctattacgtcatcaaattggatggccgcgtttttgacagtttaaaatttaattttagtttttggcaagaaagcgtgtgtatttttccgaaataaacttttggtggctttttattagcaaaatcaacattttgaagtactttttcaaaaatagtagaataccctattactaATTGTGCCAGGCAGTTCATTGCATGCTTTTATTCTCTCTTCatgcttttatttatatatcgtttttttttttttttttttaatggtgaaAGCAAATATTAGACAAAATTATCATGATCTGCTGAAATTACaccataatttatttcttacaaatatttcaaaaaagtgaAACAACCGATGACgtagttgaaaaataatttttaaatccgtCTGCCATGTCGCACCCAAATGCTTTTATGTTAATTGTGCCTTacttggtgtatatgttgtagcCAATTTGCTTCATTAGCCGTTCAAATAACAGTCTAGCCTTTTAATTAGCCGCTCGATTAGTATCTTTTAGATTTAGCACCTTTTTACTAGAAAAGCGCTGTTTTAGCTAGCCATCTGAATAATATCAGCTATTCAATCAAATAGCTAATCAAATCGATAACGTTCAATTATTTGCCTAACGTTTGTCTACTTATACTCAATGTAGAACATACACTCAAtgtagaagaaaataaatttatcattcaCCTGGCTGGATCATACACTACTCacataagttaaaaattaaataagaataatatgtactactagattgatacccgccgcTTCACTGGGCCTAAAAGTACAAACCAACACTTTacagcctccacctctcttgatctcacttataacccttccataacacttgaagagattgttttacgcagctaaaagatatgcacaattttcaattttttaaattataaaatagtcataattcattgagtatatcagaaaaggtggccatggtttgacatttactattttaaattgttacaaaaatttttaatttatggttcaaaatcatGATCATAGATCTACTCCATCTTTGATCTTCagtttgaaccataaattacagatttctgtaaaaattaaaaatagtaaatttcagattaaatttaattaattttttttatttatatatctttataaattatagctcaagtGTTATTCCgacgtatgagctatattgctgtacagttttattaaaaagcattcgctagttttagcctgaaagcgtaacaaataaacaaacacacagacatccttactttcacatttataatatatagggataacaTAGTGCATAATATTTTAGCTGCAGgctgaatttaataaaaaattacaatcattattggaattttttaaagaaatcaagCAAGCAAATACACatgtaatcattaaaaattactcattattgaatttgattgaaccatttgaaaatgattatttattgtattgggGCTCACTTGTTGCTAATCGCAAAACTTATCCATTGATGTGGATTATTTGTAGACAACCAAAGCCAGTAACAATGGAACAGGTAAAAAAGTAACAACCAACGATATTGTAATAGTAACAAACataaattcattgtttttagataaataattgacattttttttttatatagatacaCTACTTTCGTGAAATATTAGATGCAAATGGTGAgaaattgttacaaaattttcatacaattcaATTAGTTAATGAAAATGGAGATGAAATTATTGATGATCGACGAATATTTCATATCAATCCAGCACCAAATTTAATATCAACTTTATTAccaattagaatatttaatgaaaataaataaatcaatcaattatactttttatatttgtatcttgttaaaaagtgtaaaatatatcgattgtttattttgttgtgtTACTCTTGGCTACTCTACTAAATTACTAAATGTAGATtgattctgattttttttttttttattttgtaaagtttacaGTTTACAAATTTATACGGGACAGTGTATAACTAGTCCGACTCGTATCACATAAATTTATTCAGTTAATATAATTTGGcccccacaaaatttttttcgggttAATTATAAATCTTATTTAGTATATTGTTCGTCGTTTGTTCTTCATTGTTTaagcattaaaattattttttcgatcgttgtttatttattatttattaaacaattatttgtcaTTAAATTAGCCCCCCATAATATTGATTTCcactttttcttctttaatcaatGTATTTTAAGGAATTATTGATTGTTCGTTTATTTTAGCAATTGttggattataaatatttcacatgcatcaattttttaattaattcaattcctTCTCAAAATTCGGTTCTGTATGATTTGATAGAGCAATATTGAccatttatgttataaaaaaaattaatgctcaaatgtttttaatctgttataaaatcttaaatttttatatactttttaaattattaaaaaaagatattttaataattttggacGTGTAAAGACTCTTTGCGTAATTTGTAATTATCTCagaagaatattaattttacaaacaaaacaaagatataaattttcaaatctaaaTCTACATAATGATATCAATAAACCCGCGCTTATCATTTAAACATTGGAGATGACATATAGACAACGCGAGCATGCGCAATAAAAGAGGAAAAGCGTCTGCAATTgatacaatgaaaaaaattaattaatgtgaaatatttataatccaacaattgctaataataaacgaacaatcaataattccttaaaatacattaattaaggaagtaaaaagtggaaATCAATAGTATGGGGGGGGGGCTAACTCAAtgacaaataattgtttaataaataataaataaataacgatcgaacaaataattttaatgatcaaaCAATGAAGAACAAACGACGAACAATGgattaaaaagatttataattaattaacccgaaaaaattttttgtggggAGCCAAGTTACGTTATCTGCAATTTTTATACCTAAGGAATTATAATAACAGTCtaacatatatataagtctgtgatttaataacatgaataaaatgaatcaattgatgaataaaatgaaatgattgATGATGAATTCTTTTAATAGATGTCAGAAATAAGTAGTACAGATGACACAACATATTATTATCGTTCAAcataattagaataaaaataataacaataataattcaatgtcatttgaattattaataaataaatattgaattaaatgtaTTGAGATAATATTGAAtctaattatagaaataaaattaaagtttattacgTATTTAAGAGTTTATAAATAGAAGTTAAAGTTATATCTATAACTAATGCGGTGAATGTGTGTTATAGGTAGTAGTTATTGCTGGAATGTATAATATAAGAATATTAAATAGATTACATCGTCTTCTTGTTGTACCaccaatatttacaaaaataacagtacctaataataatattaatatcataaaaaaagttaacaatattaattatttatcattttcatcaacACGGTTATTGTGTTCAAGTAAGTACagaaaagtcaatttttaatttattttattttattattataatgcatggctaatttaatttaaataaatagtacaaATAGTTACATTTAAAAcctaaatgtttaaaattatcattagtTATACTTTTGATTTGATTGCTagatcaaaataaaatgggcTCCCAAAAGTATAGtaaagaagaattaaaaaaacgtTTAACACCATTACAATATCATGTTACACAAGAAGCTGGAACTGAACGACCATATTCAGGTATATcatatgtaatattaataagtctatattttcagagaaaatataactaaatattataGGCATGATTAAGGTTTCCGTGACGCCCCGcgatttgatatcatttttcaaaaaatataaatggaacataaaaatttttcgaaattttgcttTGCTTTCGAggtatcatttattttacaatttttcgtcataaatttagtttattatcATAGAAATTTGAGGTGTTTATTAATTACCGACATCCGCCACAACTGTGTCTACTTATTGGTGATAATTGGCTGCACCCTTAAAATTCttcgatttaatttaaaactatctTAATCCATATTGATATATTTCGAATATCTCCAAAATAAGCACTTCATATATGAGcacatgaaaattatttgtgactttttcgatttttccaaaggAGTGCCTTAAAAAAAGCGGATTcttttgatgattcgattaatagtttttgagaaatcatCCAAAATTCCATATGAAGAGTGATTTCTCGGATCGTTTTCAGGCaatttattagataatttttgtcTATAATAGGCAAATGACTTGAATTTTCATGACTATTGAGCCCTAAACACTCTAGaaaaaattcttgtttattTGGCTAGAAATGTACTTTGCAGGATACTTCAGAAACtctctttaaaatattgaacttCATTTAGGAGTTTTGGGTAATACCATGGAAAATGTTCGATCAATCATCAATTGAaatctatttttgtatttttttgtgtcaaaattattctattagTACAGGAGACGGTATAAGATCGACCTTCATCCATCTGATAATAAGATGAgggatattttttatgaaattttattgattgacaAACGTACACCTTTGATAGCGTGTCTaccgaaaagtgttcatggctattttcaattaaattaattttaatcaatttttttcataacggtTTTTTCAAAGCTGACTACACTGaagaaaatgacaaaaatccagcaaatttttctatttaattaaaaaatcgagttcatttgaAGTTTAGAGATTTCGGAGGTATCGACATAAATCCCACATGTAGAAAAATTTCTTCCGAGGGGAATCAAAGATTTTAAAAGCCATTTTTGACCACCCGGATCTAATCCTATCAAATCAGGGCGCCACAAAAACCGTAATCTAcccatttaatttatttaataattaaatcattatttttaattaggatGCTATGATAAAACATTTGATAAAGGTACTTATGTTTGTATTGTTTGTGAACAACCATTGTTCAATTCTGATACAAAATTTGATTCTGGGTGTGGATGGCCTGCTTTCAACCAAGTGTTGGATGCAGGAAAAGTAAAACTACTGAAAGATACAAGTCTAGGTAAGTGTTCTCAATAATATAGGTACTGAATTAAATAcgtaattaaaattagttttgagATAAATTCAAAGCTAATCATTTACAGGGCCGTCTTACCCGGGGTGCAGGGACACATACCATCcgtaattttctaattttgaaaattacctattaaatgtttattatgccTATTAAAATATAGGCACTCTACGTCTACGAAAAATACATGTTAATTACGAGGCTGTAGATGAGCCTATATATTAGATGTATAAACCTTTaacgtatatttttatattttattacttggAACGGCAATCTTGCAGTTAAATGGAAGATTCGATTTGTTAACAGAATATAATGTTTTCAAGTTTGCAAAACATTGAAAGTTGGAGGAAATtagagaaaaacaaaaaaagcaaagTGTCTCAACCTAGGACAAAAGTTAACacttgaaaatatattgaaaattgataggGAAGATCTATTTAATGAGTTGGAATTGctgttttcattttttgcatAAAGATACAATTCCACTCGAtcttttgatttatatttattccaattatttaaatttcttaccttggtggaaaaaatatttgaagaaagaataaattttagtaagtcTTTGAAACTCCGAAAAAatctgaatttctcaacgttttgaactgtctaattcagagttatccaTACTTAAGTCTGAATTAAACAGACTAAattgagaaattcagagttattcagagttcctaaaattttttcagagtttctaagacttgttaagacttattctttcctcaaatattttttccaccagagtacctaactttattttaaattaagtattaaatggagcataaaaattaaattttgtttttttattgacataaaGAGATGTACGGATTTTTGCTCCCTGGCGCCCATTATGGTTAAGACGGCTCTGAgcatttagtttaataaatacatataataaattataatacctATAAAATACTTATCCTTTACTTATCATATCATCATTGTTTGCTTCACTACAATACTTGTGTACAAATAACAATAGCTttaaatctatataaatatttatttactaatttaaaagtaaaataactaCATTTTAATATGCTGCTTATCAACACTAATTAATGTTTACTTAATTTATATTAGTGTTGTTTATGTAATGGATGCTATACTAGATGTCAATCAATACCTACCTATCTATTGCTATTAATTGAATGCTAATGCTATTTAACTCTCAGAGGTCATTCTAGGTTACACTCAGTCATAGATAGTCAAGTAACCTTCAACATCTTAATATTTTGAGGGATTCCAATATAGGGGGAGAAAAATGTAATAAGCTCTTGAATTGCTCTTAAAGGTAGTCCTCATCAACAGTGGTCggagtttaaattttttgatttgaaaatttgctctttttgtaaatttgcataaattaaacaaggattacaattttttggttctatttcgaacaaaaaagaTAAGTGTTGAGAAACAAAGTAGTAGAAACCccttttgtaaatttaacaaatGTGGAACGCTAATGTGTATGGAAAACATAACGAAATTTGTAAGAATTAGGTTAGATGttagatagttttttgtttCCTTAACCATATAATCCGTTATGATACCTAAAAAGGGCTGATCTTGGAGATGTTATACTTGCTTGTTATACTACAAGCAAGGGTACTTTAACGACAATACTTTTGGGAGTTCGGCTCTGAAATTAGATTTTATGCACATTTGCCAATAAATCATTTAGAGGATATCAAGTCCCTAACTTTATCGACTCCTTTAAGGGCAAGTAAAATTTAGAGATTTAATTTCCACTTGACTGTCATCCTATTTTAACACACTGCGCTATTATTTAACCAAATTAGGAGAAGTGTATGTACTCGTAATAATTCGTAAAACCATAAGAATAAGGTCAAGCTAGTGATTAGTCGATACTGTTCTCCCCATAGCGATTAATTGGCAGTAAGTGCAATgcatatttcagaaaataagtTGGCTTATTCTTCTTgaatttaaacttgtttgaagtttattttgaaactcgtttattgactatttttgtAAGGTAAGTCCGATTTCCTTTCAAATACAGCTGGACAAAccttatctatttttaaaaaattattttttcgtaaactgtaAAGATTCTCGCAATATCAACGATTTTCAGCTCAAAGTCTAATTTAtactaaattctttaaaaaaattagcatacaattttacttaatactatctaaattaataatattaataaatctaaAGCTAAACAGTTCAAATATTGATATCCAACTCAACTTATGCAacgtatttaaacaatattaacgTATTTTACACTACACTACAGctttaacaaacttttttttttaattaataatttcgtcagacgattatatataaaatagactCTAGAcgagtttgaaaataaaaacttgaaaaatatgtgTTTGTGAGCTATCATATACTCACAGCTCTACAGAAATAGCTAGAGATTATTACCGCTATATAATTGAAAGCTTCAACTAGATCAACTTAATACTTGTACTTTAACTAAAACAATGACCACTTAAAGATGTTGCTCGAGTTACACTTACCTGTGTGTGAAAGTTCGAATAAACTGTAATAGTTTGACCGCTAAGAGTTAATAGATaatatcaatcaaattaaaatactaattcgattgatattatttaaaaattgtgttgtGGTGTGGGTTTACTTTGTAACTACTACAAAAGCTTATGGTTATTTCCTGGAAGCTAATGTGGTTATTTTCTTTTCCATTTGAAATCAATAACTGTCTATCCTTGATCGTATCATAATGAATCCTTCAACTTACCTTTACATACATCTTACATCTTATACATGCTCTTATATCACATCAAATCATTATCTACAACATCGCCActgattcgatttttttttatcatttgaattaaatttggttgttttgtttatttatttttgaatgtcgTCTGTTCTGTTGTcacattaaattctttttatttaactaaatcatttaaatcaaatttaaatgattttttatttattttttcatcttgtttttcattatttgttaaaaacaaatcattttgaTCATTATATCACACccattatacatttatatatcatCACATCAATTGAAATGCGATTAAAAACCTTGTTTACCTATCCGTTATCCAAATACCTGTTAcccaaaaacaaaaaccatAACAAATAGTTGGATCGAACCTCTTACTACTGGTTAAACATCCAGAACGAATCCGAACGGAAGTACGCTGTTCAGAATGCAATGCACATCTGGGTCATGTATTTGATGATGGACCGTTACCAACAAGGAAACGTTTTTGTATCAATTCAGCATCCATCAACTTTATTCCAATCAACAATGAATCAAAAACATCAAGtagttaatataatttaataaataaataattaattgattcatattatattttaattaactaaatatattaatactatatattatttatatgtaaatatattaattaatattattaaacaaatcaataaatatacttatttatgttactaattaattttaataaatcattttgttaattaaattatttatttatttattgttttttttattataatgcttCTATTGAGATAACAAGTCATGACTACAGGATTTACAAATGTATGGAGAAGTAGcttaaagcaaataaaaatggttgttcattaaacaagtattttaagtcgattaattttgaatatgctCGGAACGTTCATCTCATTTTCAAGAGAAAAACAgtcaatattttgattattttaagatattttgtgTAGGTAGAGTTGCCAACTTTCGAAATTTGATCGGAAGTCTTCCGAAATCGTGTCGTCTCACCGAAATACCGATGTCAACATTCTCCTGAGTTcagtaaaaaagaaattttttgattatttgtttcatattaatCTAAATTCGACAATTTAGggcagtttttattttaaattactttaagaatatttatttaatatggaAAAACTGAGtacacaaaacataaaaaatatcgaaCAGTATTATAACTCGGTGGTATAATTAGATTAATATCACTATCTCACGACTTCCCGGAACTTGTAGATGGCAATCTCATGTATAGGAAAATAAAAGCAGCTTTGAAAATCATTCATTTGTGTTTTTGCAAATATATGTTTTGTCCTGTTATTACTAACGTAaacgaaatttgaattttttcgatttatttctaattttgtattttagaatattacacgtatataatgtaataccacttgataaaatgtaaacatttagCTTCTTCAATTTAGCTTAACAAATTccaatctaaataattaataatcaagaaattttgaaagttaattattacaattaacgAAGATGTATCTTATAAATGGTATAACAAATCGAAAAACTGTTAAGGGTATTTTTaccttggataaaaatttgtgGGTCATATTTTATCACAGTACCCGCTTAAGTTATTTAAGTGACCCACTGTGTTAACAAGGTTACCGaccttttaattaaacaatagtCATTAAAAGTAGATAATTGTCAAAATCTAGGACACTTTAATTTAGTGTTATGACATAGGTATGTAAAGATTATATTGCACTA
This genomic interval from Chrysoperla carnea chromosome 1, inChrCarn1.1, whole genome shotgun sequence contains the following:
- the LOC123305752 gene encoding carbonic anhydrase 1-like yields the protein MPNPNATDDDDEDIDETIDEEEEEVDLSILPDDLNERPDWLLYMGRNQNTYLSPIDISIGRTETLLLNPLKWVNYDTEPRKIKLSNTGYTVILCANWHVNVKRPHLRSGPFSDTYIFSQLHFHWGQNAMEGSEHSIDGMKYPIEMHAIHYNEKYGSQEEASLHSLDGLCIVVYFFQQANTHVIIKNYSLLNLIEPFENDYLLYWGSLVANRKTYPLMWIICRQPKPVTMEQIHYFREILDANGEKLLQNFHTIQLVNENGDEIIDDRRIFHINPMSEISSTDDTTYYYRST
- the LOC123305776 gene encoding methionine-R-sulfoxide reductase B1 isoform X1 is translated as MYNIRILNRLHRLLVVPPIFTKITVPNNNINIIKKVNNINYLSFSSTRLLCSNQNKMGSQKYSKEELKKRLTPLQYHVTQEAGTERPYSGCYDKTFDKGTYVCIVCEQPLFNSDTKFDSGCGWPAFNQVLDAGKVKLLKDTSLVGSNLLLLVKHPERIRTEVRCSECNAHLGHVFDDGPLPTRKRFCINSASINFIPINNESKTSSS
- the LOC123305776 gene encoding methionine-R-sulfoxide reductase B1 isoform X2 — protein: MYNIRILNRLHRLLVVPPIFTKITVPNNNINIIKKVNNINYLSFSSTRLLCSNQNKMGSQKYSKEELKKRLTPLQYHVTQEAGTERPYSGCYDKTFDKGTYVCIVCEQPLFNSDTKFDSGCGWPAFNQVLDAGKVKLLKDTSLERIRTEVRCSECNAHLGHVFDDGPLPTRKRFCINSASINFIPINNESKTSSS